The Acidimicrobiales bacterium DNA window GCCGCCCGACGCACGGTCATGGCCGATGTCGTCGCCACCGAGCTGTTCGGCGGACTGGTCGGCTGGGACGACCTCCCGGCCCGCATGCGTCGCGACCTGGAGCGCTTCGAGTGGGACAACTCCACGTTCAAGGTGGACTGGGCGCTGCGGGGCCCGGTGCCGTGGCGGGCGGAAGGGGCCCGTGCAGCGGGCACCGTCCATCTCAGCGAGAGCGTCGACGAGATCACGCAGTACAGCGCCGAGCTGCACCAGGGCCTGGTGCCGGCGCGGCCGTTCGTTCTGGTCGGGCAGATGACGACCGCCGACCCGACACGCTCCCCGCCCGGTACCGAGGTGGTGTGGGCCTACACCCACGTGCCCCGCCACGTACGGGGCGACGCCGGCTGCACGGGCATCAGCGGGCGCTGGGACCAGTCCGACCTGGAGGCCATGGCGGCGCGGCTCGAGGACCGGATCGAGGCCTACGCGCCCGGGTTCAAGGATCTGGTCGCCAGCCGCTGGATCATGGGGCCGGGCCAGCTCGAGGCCCACGACCCCAGCCTGGTGGAAGGGGCCATCGGAGGCGGGACCAGCGCCATCCACCAGCAGCTCGTCTTCCGCCCGACCCCCGGGCTGGGCCGGCCCGAGACTCCGATCCGCGGGTTGTACCTGGCGTCGTCCTCCGCCCATCCCGGAGGCGGTGTTCACGGTGCGTGCGGCTCCAACGCCGCCCGGGCCGCGCTCTGGGCCGAGCGCCCCTTCGGCCGCCACGTCGGCACCCGCATGCTCAGCGCCGCCGGACGGATGGCGCGCGGCTACTGACGAGCCCGGCTACTCACGAGCCCGGCTACTGGCGAGCCCGGCTCCGTCAGCGGGCGGCGAAGGCGGCGGTGACGGCCCGACGCCCCTGGGCCGCCCCGTCGAGCCAGCCGTAGGTTCCCTGATCCAGCAGCTCCCGGGCCGCCTCGGCCACCGCGCCCAGCGCCACGGCATGGAAGGCACCCCCGATCGAGATCCGGCCCACCCCGGCGGCGGCCAGCTCGGGCACCGCCGGCGCCCCGCGAACGGTCAGCACGTTGACGGGACGGTCGAGCGACTCCACGATGCTGCGGATCTGGCCCGGGTCGGACAGACCCGGCGCGTAGAGCACGTCGGCCCCGGCCTCCTGGTAGGCCTGCAGGCGCCTGACGGTGTCGTCCAGATCCGGGCGCCCGCGGAGATAGTTCTCGGCCCGGGCGGTGAGGACCAGGCCCGGGCCCGGGCCGACATGGGCCGCCTCGGCGGCGGCCGAGACCCGCTCGGTGGCCAACGCCAGCTCGTAGACGGGCGCGTCGGGCCGGGTCGTGAAGTCCTCGACCGAGCAGCCGGCCAGGCCCGCATCCCGCGCCCGTTCGACGGTGACAGCCACGCCGGCGGGATCGTCGGCGAAGCAGTTCTCCAGGTCGGCGGAGACGGGAACCTCGACGGCGGCAACGATGCTCGCCGCGTGTTGCACGGCTTCGTCCCGGGAGACCGAGTAGTCGACGCGGCCGAGCGAGGCGGCAAATCCTCCGCTCGTAGTGGCGACGGCCCGGAACCCCAGCGACTCGAGGAGACGGGCCGACCCGCGGTCCCAGGGGTTGGGCATGATCAACGGGGAACCTTTGACGTGAAGGGCACGGAACGTCGATCTCTTGTCGTCGGCTGCGCTCACAGAGGCAACCTATGCCGCCGGCCCGCCCGCGTCCGGCGGATTTCCGACGGGAAGGCCGGCCCGGACGGGCTGGGCTGCTTGCGGAGCAGGAAGCGGACGACGAGCCCACCGAGGCCGGGGGTGATCACGGCCTGGTCGACGGGCAGCTCGGCGACGACGGCCCGGAGCTCGCCGAGGCGGAGGGTGCGGTGGGTGCTCCGGCCCCGGTGCAGCCGGCGGGTCGGGCCGGTCGACAACAGGTCGTAGGCGACGACGTGGCCTCCCGGGCGCAGCACGCGCACCGACTCCGCCAGCGCCTTCTCCCACTCGACGGTGTGGTGCAGCATGATCCAGCTGAGCACGGCGTCGAACGACCAGTCGGGAAAAGGCAGGGCGGTGGCGTCGGCCTGGCGTGCCGTCGCCCGGTCACCGAACCGGGCCAGGCGCGCCGTCGCCGCCGCAACCATCCCGGGGTCGAAGTCGGTGACGGTCATGGCGATGGTGCCGCTGCGGGCGAGCAGCTCCGCCGCCATCGCCCCGCTTCCGGCGCCGATCTCGAGCACCTCACCGAGGGGCTCGTAGCCCTGCAGCGACCAGGGCAGCACCACCTTGCCGGCCACGGCGCACCACAGCGGGTTGCGGCACAGGAACACCTCGACCGGAGACATCGCGGGCATCGGCCACCGCCAGGCTGGATCGGCCCACACCCTAGGGGTGGCCACCCGGTGAGGAAGTACTCCTCCTCGACGTAGCCGAACGCGTCGAGGTCGACCAGGGCGGCGCCGAAGGGCCGGCCGTGCACCCCACCGGTGACGGGGCCGGTCAGCTGGGGATCGGGCATCCCCGGACGTTAGAACGGCCCGCCCGATCTCCTGGCAGAACCTGGGACTCGGAATGGAGTGGCGCCCTGCCCCCGGGGGTAGGTTCGGGCCGGGATGGGGCAACTGGGAGAAGAGATTGGCAGCTCCGGCCCGCTGATCGTGGTGTCGAACCGCGGGCCGGTGGAGCACGGGCCGGGCCCGGACGGGCAGCGGACCACCCGGCGGGGCGGGGGCGGGCTGGTCACGGCCCTGTCCGGCCTGGCCGCCATGACCGAGGCGGTCTGGGTGTGCAACGCCATCACCGACGAGGACCGGGCGGTGGCGCGCGAGAGCGGCGGGCAGACCTTCACCCTCGACGACGGGACCGAGCACCACCTCGTGCGCATGGTGGAGACCGATCCGCAGGAGTACCACCGCTTCTACTCGATCATCGCCAACCCGATCCTGTGGTTCATCCAGCACAACCTGTGGGACCTGTCGAACGCCCCCGACATCACCGCCACCGAGCTCGAGGCCTTCTACTCCGGCTACGTCCCCGTCAACGAGGCGCTGGCGGCGGCGGCCGCCGACGAGCTCGACCGGGTGGGCCCGGGGGCCACGGTGATGGTGCACGACTACCAGCTGTACCTGGTGCCCGCCCTGCTCCGGCAGCGCTGTCCCGAGGTGTTCCTGCACCACTTCGTGCACATCCCGTGGCCGGCGCCGGAGGCGTGGAAGGTGCTGCCCGCGCGCCTGCGCGAGCCCCTGCTCCACGGCCTGCTCGCCAACGACATCGTCGCCTTCCACACCGAGCAGTACGCGCGCAGCTTCCTGCACACCTGCCAGGAGCTGCTCGAGCTGCCGGTCGACCTGTCCTCCCTGTCGGTGCAGGTCGGGAACCGGACCGTGCACGCCCGCTGGTACCCGATCTCGATCGACCCCGCCGCCCTGGAGGCCGAGACCGGCTCCCCCGAGGTGGCCGAGATCCGGGGCCGGCTGGAGAACGTGCGCCGGGAGCACCTGATCCTCCGCGTCGACCGCACCGACCTGTCGAAGAACATCCTGCGCGGGTTCAAGGCCTTCGACCAGCTCCTGCGCAACCACCCCGACCTGACCGGCCGGGTGACCTTCCTGGCCCTGCTGCAGCCCAGCCGCCAGGACGTGGAGCAGTACTCCGAGTACCTGGGCAACATCCGCCGGCTGGTGGCCGACATCAACCTCGAGCACGGCAACGCCGAGTGGCAGCCGATCGACCTGCGCCTCGAGGACTCCCGCCCCCAGGCCATGGCCGCCTACCAGCTGTTCGACGTGCTGCTGGTGAACCCGGTGCTCGACGGGCTCAACCTGGTGGCCAAGGAGGGGATGCTGCTCAACGAGCACGACGGCGTCCTCGTGCTCTCCGAGCACGCCGGGGCGCACGCCGAGCTCGGCGCCTTCTGCCTGTCCGTGCACCCCTTCGACATCGAGGCCCAGGCCGAGGCGCTGTGGCACGCCATCATCATGGACCGCGCCGAGCGGCGCGCCCGCCGGGACGCGTGCGTGCAGGTGATCCGGGCCAACGACATCCGCAAGTGGCTGCAGCAGCAGCTGGCCGACATCACGGCCCTGCGGGACCCCGACCTGGTGGCGCTCGTCGATCTGACCTCCGGCGCCCGGGTGCCGCCGGTGGTCCCCGAACCCATGCCCCCCGTCGATCCCACTCCGATCGACCCCAAGGGCCCGCCGATCCAGCCCGACCCGGGGGTACCTTCGCCCGCCCCGTCCCCGATCCCCCCTCCCCCCGAGCCCCAGCCCGTCTGAGCCCGGCCGGCGGCCCCGGCCCGTGTAGAACAGGTACATGGCCTCCGACCTGCGGTGCTCGACGTGGACGCGCGAGGAGGGCGTCGATCCCGTCGGCTCGGCGGGCTCCTACGCCGGCTTCCTCCTCGTGGAGTGGCCCCTGCCGTGGCCGCGCGACGTGTCGGAGATCCCCGAGCTGGAACCGGTGGCGGCCGCCGCCCGGAAGGCGGACCACCGCCTGCAGGCCCTGGTCCCCGTCCCGGAGCGGGGCCCCGCCCGCGTCGTCCACTACCGCTGGGACGCCGACCGCGGGCGCTTCGAGGGACGGGAGGCTCCCGCCGGCGGTGACGCCGCCGGGGTGGCCCTGGCCCTCCTCGCCGGCCGGGAGCCGCCCGGTACCGGACCGGTCGCCGGCCGCGACGTGCTGATCTGCGGCCACGGGCGAAGGGACCGCTGCTGCGGCTCCCTCGGCACCTCCCTCCAGGAGGACGTGGCCCGGGCCGGTCGTCTCCCCGCCGACGTGCGGGTGTGGCGGACCAGCCACACGGGGGGGCACCGCTTCGCCCCCACCGCCATCGTCCTTCCCGAGGGAACCTGCTGGGGCTACCTCGACGCCGGGGCGGTGGCCGCCATCGTCACGAGGGAGGGGCCCGCCATCGAGCAGACCCCCCGCTACCGCGGCTGCGCCGGGCTGGCCAGCGCCGCGGTGCAGGCGCTGGAGCGAGACGTGCTGGCCGAGGTCGGATGGGACCTGCTGGACCGCCCGCGGCGCGGTGAGGAGGACGGGGACGGGACCGTACGCCTCTCCGTCGACGAGCCCGGCGGCCCTACCCGCACGTGGCAGGCCCGCGTGCGGGTGAGCCGGGTCCTGCCGGTGCCGCAGTGCGGCCAGCCGGTGACCGGGGCGGAGAAGACCGAGGAGGAGCTGGCCGTGGAGGAGCGGCGCGAGCTGTCGGTCACGGCAGGGTCTTGATCGTCCCGCCGTCGACGTTCAGCAGCACGCCCGTCATCCACGCCGCCTGCTCCGAGCAGAGGAAGCCGATGGCCCCCGCCACCTCCTCGGGCCGCCCCGTCCGGCCCATGGCGATCGGCTGGCGCTCCATCATGCGCTGCTCGATCTCCTCCGGGGTGCGGTTGGTGGCCGCCGCCGCCTCGTCGTAGCCGGCCAGCACGCCCTCGGTGCGGGTCAGGCCGGGCAGCACGGCGTTCACCAGCACACCGTCGGCGGCGAAGGCCAGGGCGGTGGTGCGGGTGGCGTGCAGGAGTGCGGCCTTGGCCGCCCCGTAGGAGCCGAACCGGGCGTCGGGGTCGCGCCCCGCCGTCGACGACACGTTCACGACCCGGCCCCACCTGCGCTCGACCATGTCCGGCACGCACGCCATGGTGAGCTGCATGGCGGCGATCACGTTGAGTCGGAACACGTCGACCCACGTCTCCGGGGAGAAATGGCGGACGTGGTCGTTGCCGCTCGGCCCGCCCCCGGCGTTGTTGACGACGATGTCGATCCGCCCCCAGGACGCCAGAGCGACGTCGCGCAGCCGCTCGGCCGAGGCCGGCTCCAGGGCGTCGGCCGCCACGCCCGCCACGTCCCCGCCGGCCGCCCTGATCTCCTCGACCGTCTCCTCCAGGGCGGCGGCGCCGCGGGCGGAAAGCAGCACCGAGGCCCCCTCCGCCGCCAGCAGGCGGGCGGTGGCCCGCCCGATCCCCCGGCTGGCCCCGGTGACGACGGCCACCCGGCCGGAGATCCCGAGCTCCACGAGCGGCGAGCATAGGAGGGGCGCCACTAGCGTCGGGCGGCGTGGTCACCCGCGTGCCCTACGACGAGCTGTCGATGTTCCACGAGAACGCCGCGGAGCACGGCATCGCCTACGACGGCCCGCCGGCGGTGCGCCGCGAGCGCGTTCCGATGGGGGACCGCCGCCACCTCAGCGCCCTGGTGTGGGGAACCGCCGCGCCCGAGCTGGTGTTCCTGCACGGCGGGGCCCAGAACGCCCACACGTGGGACACCGTGCTGCTGGCCCTGGACCGGCCCGCGGTGGCGGTCGACCTGCCCGGCCACGGCCACTCCGACGGGGGCCGGGCCGGATACCTGAGCGCCCGCGACAACGCCGACGACGTGGCGGCCGCCGTGCGCGCCCTGGCCCCGGAGGCCCGGGCCGTCATCGGGATGTCGCTCGGCGGTCTGACCACGCTGGCCCTGGCCGCCGCCCCTCCCGACGTGGTGCGCCGGGTCGTGCTGGTCGACGTGACGCCGGGGGTCAACCGGGAGAAGGCCTCCGCCATCACCGCCTTCGTCAACGGCCCCGAGAGCTTCCCGGA harbors:
- a CDS encoding SDR family NAD(P)-dependent oxidoreductase gives rise to the protein MELGISGRVAVVTGASRGIGRATARLLAAEGASVLLSARGAAALEETVEEIRAAGGDVAGVAADALEPASAERLRDVALASWGRIDIVVNNAGGGPSGNDHVRHFSPETWVDVFRLNVIAAMQLTMACVPDMVERRWGRVVNVSSTAGRDPDARFGSYGAAKAALLHATRTTALAFAADGVLVNAVLPGLTRTEGVLAGYDEAAAATNRTPEEIEQRMMERQPIAMGRTGRPEEVAGAIGFLCSEQAAWMTGVLLNVDGGTIKTLP
- a CDS encoding isocitrate lyase/phosphoenolpyruvate mutase family protein, producing the protein MSAADDKRSTFRALHVKGSPLIMPNPWDRGSARLLESLGFRAVATTSGGFAASLGRVDYSVSRDEAVQHAASIVAAVEVPVSADLENCFADDPAGVAVTVERARDAGLAGCSVEDFTTRPDAPVYELALATERVSAAAEAAHVGPGPGLVLTARAENYLRGRPDLDDTVRRLQAYQEAGADVLYAPGLSDPGQIRSIVESLDRPVNVLTVRGAPAVPELAAAGVGRISIGGAFHAVALGAVAEAARELLDQGTYGWLDGAAQGRRAVTAAFAAR
- a CDS encoding trehalose-6-phosphate synthase, whose protein sequence is MGQLGEEIGSSGPLIVVSNRGPVEHGPGPDGQRTTRRGGGGLVTALSGLAAMTEAVWVCNAITDEDRAVARESGGQTFTLDDGTEHHLVRMVETDPQEYHRFYSIIANPILWFIQHNLWDLSNAPDITATELEAFYSGYVPVNEALAAAAADELDRVGPGATVMVHDYQLYLVPALLRQRCPEVFLHHFVHIPWPAPEAWKVLPARLREPLLHGLLANDIVAFHTEQYARSFLHTCQELLELPVDLSSLSVQVGNRTVHARWYPISIDPAALEAETGSPEVAEIRGRLENVRREHLILRVDRTDLSKNILRGFKAFDQLLRNHPDLTGRVTFLALLQPSRQDVEQYSEYLGNIRRLVADINLEHGNAEWQPIDLRLEDSRPQAMAAYQLFDVLLVNPVLDGLNLVAKEGMLLNEHDGVLVLSEHAGAHAELGAFCLSVHPFDIEAQAEALWHAIIMDRAERRARRDACVQVIRANDIRKWLQQQLADITALRDPDLVALVDLTSGARVPPVVPEPMPPVDPTPIDPKGPPIQPDPGVPSPAPSPIPPPPEPQPV
- a CDS encoding alpha/beta hydrolase codes for the protein MVTRVPYDELSMFHENAAEHGIAYDGPPAVRRERVPMGDRRHLSALVWGTAAPELVFLHGGAQNAHTWDTVLLALDRPAVAVDLPGHGHSDGGRAGYLSARDNADDVAAAVRALAPEARAVIGMSLGGLTTLALAAAPPDVVRRVVLVDVTPGVNREKASAITAFVNGPESFPDFDAILARTIEHNPTRTESSLRRGILHNAEQRDDGSWVWRYARHRALRPPEGGDAMSDFAALWDAVSGLQVPVMLVRGMLPQSVIDDADEAELLRRQPGARVEHVAGAGHSVQGDAPVELARLITDFVYG
- a CDS encoding class I SAM-dependent methyltransferase, translated to MSPVEVFLCRNPLWCAVAGKVVLPWSLQGYEPLGEVLEIGAGSGAMAAELLARSGTIAMTVTDFDPGMVAAATARLARFGDRATARQADATALPFPDWSFDAVLSWIMLHHTVEWEKALAESVRVLRPGGHVVAYDLLSTGPTRRLHRGRSTHRTLRLGELRAVVAELPVDQAVITPGLGGLVVRFLLRKQPSPSGPAFPSEIRRTRAGRRHRLPL
- a CDS encoding sucrase ferredoxin, with protein sequence MASDLRCSTWTREEGVDPVGSAGSYAGFLLVEWPLPWPRDVSEIPELEPVAAAARKADHRLQALVPVPERGPARVVHYRWDADRGRFEGREAPAGGDAAGVALALLAGREPPGTGPVAGRDVLICGHGRRDRCCGSLGTSLQEDVARAGRLPADVRVWRTSHTGGHRFAPTAIVLPEGTCWGYLDAGAVAAIVTREGPAIEQTPRYRGCAGLASAAVQALERDVLAEVGWDLLDRPRRGEEDGDGTVRLSVDEPGGPTRTWQARVRVSRVLPVPQCGQPVTGAEKTEEELAVEERRELSVTAGS